GCAATCCGGAACCCTGAGGCAATGGAAGCCTTTCGCCTCACGGTTTGGATCGCTGGGATAGCCGTTTGCCTGAATACCCTCTTTGGACTTCTAGCCGCGTGGGTGATCGGGAAATTCGAATTTCCTGGAAAAAATCTTTTAACGGCGCTGATCGACCTTCCCTTCACCGTCTCACCCGTCATTAGCGGCATGGTCTTCATCCTTCTTTTCGGGCGAGCCGGCTGGTTTGGGCCTTGGCTTCAAAAGCATGGGATCCCAATTGTTTTTGCCCCGCCCGGTATGATCCTCGCCACAATCTTTGTCACCTTTCCCTTTGTCGCCCGAGAGCTTATTCCCGTGCTCCAGGCACAGGGACACGACGAAGAAGAAGCGGCCGTAGTCCTGGGTGCGAGCGGGTGGCAGGTTTTTCGGCGGGTCACCCTACCCAGTATGCGCTCGGCCCTTCTTTACGGTGTCGTCATGTGCACT
This region of Candidatus Methylacidithermus pantelleriae genomic DNA includes:
- the cysW gene encoding sulfate ABC transporter permease subunit CysW gives rise to the protein MRGLSRHSTVRADPPVVQGVLIAMALGIVGVVLVTPLLFVFTEAFREGWMRYFEAIRNPEAMEAFRLTVWIAGIAVCLNTLFGLLAAWVIGKFEFPGKNLLTALIDLPFTVSPVISGMVFILLFGRAGWFGPWLQKHGIPIVFAPPGMILATIFVTFPFVARELIPVLQAQGHDEEEAAVVLGASGWQVFRRVTLPSMRSALLYGVVMCTARAMGEFGAVSVVSGHIRGQTNTLTLYIELLYNSYRTTSAFAVSTLLTFLAIFTLIAAQLLEIRKLRRPGARG